Proteins found in one Streptomyces sp. CB09001 genomic segment:
- the argG gene encoding argininosuccinate synthase has protein sequence MSKVLTSLPTGERVGIAFSGGLDTSVAVAWMRDKGAVPCTYTADIGQYDEPDIASVPDRAQTYGAEVARLVDCREALVEEGLAALTCGAFHIRSGGRAYFNTTPLGRAVTGTLLVRAMLEDDVQIWGDGSTFKGNDIERFYRYGLLANPQLRIYKPWLDADFVTELGGRKEMSEWLVAHDLPYRDSTEKAYSTDANIWGATHEAKTLEHLDTGVETVEPIMGVRFWDPSVEIAPEDVTIGFDQGRPVTINGKEFASAVDLVMEANAVGGRHGMGMSDQIENRIIEAKSRGIYEAPGMALLHAAYERLVNAIHNEDTLAQYHTEGRRLGRLMYEGRWLDPQSLMIRESLQRWVGSAVTGEVTLRLRRGEDYSILDTTGPAFSYHPDKLSMERTEDSAFGPVDRIGQLTMRNLDIADSRAKLEQYAGLGLIGTANPAIGAAQAAATGLIGAMPEGGAQAIASRGEVSADDELLDRAAMESGTD, from the coding sequence ATGTCCAAGGTCCTCACCTCCCTCCCCACCGGCGAGCGCGTCGGTATCGCCTTCTCGGGCGGCCTCGACACCTCGGTCGCGGTCGCGTGGATGCGTGACAAGGGCGCCGTCCCGTGCACGTACACCGCCGACATCGGCCAGTACGACGAGCCCGACATCGCCTCGGTGCCCGACCGTGCCCAGACGTACGGCGCCGAGGTCGCGCGCCTGGTCGACTGCCGCGAGGCGCTGGTCGAGGAGGGGCTCGCCGCGCTGACCTGCGGGGCGTTCCACATCCGCTCGGGCGGGCGGGCGTACTTCAACACCACGCCGCTGGGCCGCGCCGTCACGGGCACCCTCCTCGTCCGGGCGATGCTCGAGGACGACGTCCAGATCTGGGGCGACGGCTCCACGTTCAAGGGCAACGACATCGAGCGGTTCTACCGCTACGGCCTGCTCGCCAACCCGCAGCTGAGGATCTACAAGCCCTGGCTGGACGCGGACTTCGTGACGGAGCTCGGCGGCCGCAAGGAGATGTCGGAGTGGCTGGTCGCCCACGACCTGCCCTACCGGGACTCCACGGAGAAGGCGTACTCCACCGACGCGAACATCTGGGGCGCCACCCACGAGGCCAAGACCCTCGAGCACCTCGACACCGGCGTGGAGACCGTCGAGCCCATCATGGGCGTGCGGTTCTGGGACCCGTCGGTCGAGATCGCGCCCGAGGACGTGACCATCGGCTTCGACCAGGGCCGCCCGGTGACGATCAACGGCAAGGAGTTCGCCTCCGCGGTCGACCTGGTCATGGAGGCCAACGCCGTCGGCGGCCGGCACGGCATGGGCATGTCCGACCAGATCGAGAACCGGATCATCGAGGCCAAGAGCCGCGGCATCTACGAGGCGCCCGGCATGGCCCTGCTGCACGCCGCCTACGAGCGCCTGGTCAACGCCATCCACAACGAGGACACCCTCGCCCAGTACCACACCGAGGGTCGGCGCCTGGGCCGGCTGATGTACGAGGGCCGCTGGCTCGACCCGCAGTCCCTGATGATCCGCGAGTCGCTGCAGCGCTGGGTCGGCTCGGCGGTCACCGGCGAGGTCACCCTCAGGCTGCGGCGCGGCGAGGACTACTCGATCCTCGACACCACGGGTCCGGCGTTCAGCTACCACCCGGACAAGCTCTCCATGGAGCGCACCGAGGACTCCGCGTTCGGCCCGGTGGACCGGATCGGCCAGCTGACCATGCGCAACCTGGACATCGCCGACTCCCGCGCCAAGCTGGAGCAGTACGCCGGTCTCGGCCTCATCGGCACCGCCAACCCCGCCATCGGCGCCGCCCAGGCCGCCGCGACCGGACTGATCGGCGCCATGCCGGAGGGCGGGGCGCAGGCCATCGCCTCCCGCGGTGAGGTCTCCGCCGACGACGAGCTGCTGGACCGCGCCGCGATGGAGTCCGGCACGGACTGA
- a CDS encoding CARDB domain-containing protein — protein sequence MTRRSLGRRTLMGAAVAGLMTLGLLPLPLAATAQAATAPPTAAADVNLALGRPAEAGGSHGAYPAGNATDGQQATYWEGPAGTFPEWLQVDLGTARDVDRVILKLPAGWESRTQTLALRGSTDGTTFHSLDASGGRAFGPAQAGTVAIDLDSPSEARYVRVDITGNTGWNAAQLAELEVYGDDVDTGPPPTGTNLARNKPAEATSTTQNYVAANATDDSTSTYWEAAGHPADLTVKLGADADVSGVVVKLNPDPVWSDRTQSIQVFGRAQGEGDFTSLRDRTDYAFSPARDNAVTIPVSGRVSDVRLRFFANTGAPGGQVAEFQVLGSAAPAPDLTVTGLDWSPAAPNERDEVTVNATVRNAGTAASAATTTEVTVEGQAAGSAAVPALDPGESAEVAVATGAHAAGSYAVAAVADPKDTVAELDDTNNSRSATDRLVVDRAPGPDLEVRSITTNPANPAVGAEVSFTVAVHNHGTGAVEAGSVTRVQAGSTTLDGTTGQVAAGATVNVPVSGTWKATSGGVTLTATADATARVAETNENNNVLAKSLVVGRGAAVPYTEYEAEDGRYDGTLLTTDAKRTFGHTDFGTESSGRESVRLDSTGEYVEFTSTTPTNSVVVRNSIPDAPGGGGAEATISLYADGEFVQKLNLSSKHSWLYGSTDDPEGLTNRPGGDARRLFDESHALLDRTFPQGTEFRLQRDSGDSAAYYVIDLIDLEQVAPAKAKPAECTSITEYGAVPGDGLDDTDAIQRAVTDDQNGRIDCVWIPAGQWRQEQKILTDDPLNRGQYNQVGISDVTVRGAGMWHSQLYTLTPPQEAGGINHPHEGNFGFDIDDNTQISDLAILGSGTIRGGDGNAEGGVGLNGRFGKNTKISNVWIEHANVGVWVGRDYSNIPELWGPADGLEFTGMRIRDTYADGINFSNGTRNSSVYNSSFRTTGDDSLAVWANKYVKDPSVDIGHDNHFRNNTIQLPWRANGIAVYGGYGNTIENNVVSDTMNYPGIMLATDHDPLPFSGQTLIAGNALHRTGGAFWNEDQEFGAITLFAQGQDIPGVTIRDTEILDSTYDGIQFKTGGGAMPDVKIENVRIDKSNNGSGILAMGGARGSATLTDVTITNSAKEDVRIEPGSQFRINQ from the coding sequence ATGACACGGAGATCTCTCGGCCGACGGACGCTCATGGGCGCCGCCGTCGCCGGGCTGATGACCCTCGGACTGCTGCCACTGCCCCTCGCCGCCACCGCGCAGGCGGCGACGGCGCCGCCGACGGCCGCCGCCGACGTCAACCTGGCCCTCGGCCGCCCCGCCGAGGCAGGCGGCTCGCACGGCGCCTACCCGGCCGGCAACGCCACCGACGGACAGCAGGCCACCTACTGGGAGGGGCCGGCCGGCACCTTCCCCGAGTGGCTCCAGGTCGACCTCGGCACCGCCCGTGACGTCGACCGGGTGATCCTCAAACTGCCCGCCGGATGGGAGAGCCGCACCCAGACGCTCGCGCTGCGGGGCAGCACCGACGGCACCACCTTCCACAGTCTCGACGCCTCCGGCGGACGGGCGTTCGGCCCGGCACAGGCGGGCACCGTGGCCATCGACCTCGACTCCCCGTCCGAAGCCCGCTACGTCCGCGTCGACATCACCGGCAACACCGGCTGGAACGCCGCCCAACTGGCCGAACTGGAGGTGTACGGCGACGACGTAGACACCGGCCCGCCGCCCACCGGCACCAACCTCGCCCGCAACAAGCCCGCCGAGGCCACCTCGACCACCCAGAACTACGTCGCCGCCAACGCCACCGACGACTCCACCTCCACGTACTGGGAGGCCGCGGGCCATCCGGCCGACCTCACCGTCAAGCTCGGCGCCGACGCCGACGTCAGCGGTGTCGTCGTCAAGCTCAACCCCGACCCGGTCTGGTCCGACCGCACCCAGAGCATCCAGGTGTTCGGACGGGCCCAGGGCGAGGGCGACTTCACCTCGCTGCGCGACCGCACCGACTACGCCTTCAGCCCGGCCCGGGACAACGCGGTGACCATCCCGGTCAGCGGCCGGGTCTCCGACGTACGGCTCCGGTTCTTCGCCAACACCGGCGCCCCCGGCGGCCAGGTCGCCGAGTTCCAGGTCCTCGGCAGCGCCGCGCCCGCCCCCGACCTCACCGTCACCGGCCTCGACTGGTCGCCCGCCGCGCCGAACGAGCGCGACGAGGTCACCGTGAACGCCACGGTCCGCAACGCCGGCACCGCGGCCTCGGCCGCGACCACCACCGAGGTCACCGTCGAGGGGCAGGCGGCCGGCAGCGCGGCGGTCCCCGCGCTCGACCCCGGCGAGTCCGCCGAGGTCGCAGTCGCCACCGGCGCCCACGCGGCCGGCAGCTACGCGGTCGCCGCCGTGGCCGACCCGAAGGACACCGTCGCCGAACTGGACGACACCAACAACAGCCGCTCCGCCACCGACCGACTCGTCGTCGACCGGGCACCCGGACCCGACCTCGAGGTGCGCTCCATCACCACCAACCCGGCCAACCCGGCGGTGGGCGCCGAGGTCTCCTTCACCGTCGCCGTGCACAACCACGGCACCGGCGCCGTCGAGGCGGGCTCGGTGACCCGGGTCCAGGCCGGCTCCACCACCCTGGACGGCACCACCGGGCAGGTCGCGGCAGGCGCCACGGTGAACGTGCCGGTCAGCGGCACCTGGAAGGCGACCAGCGGCGGGGTCACCCTCACCGCCACCGCCGACGCCACCGCACGGGTCGCCGAAACCAACGAGAACAACAACGTGCTCGCCAAGTCCCTCGTCGTCGGACGCGGCGCCGCCGTGCCCTACACCGAGTACGAGGCGGAGGACGGCCGCTACGACGGCACCCTGCTCACCACCGACGCCAAGCGGACCTTCGGGCACACCGACTTCGGCACCGAGTCCTCGGGCCGCGAGTCCGTCCGGCTCGACTCGACCGGCGAGTACGTCGAGTTCACCTCCACCACACCCACCAACTCCGTCGTGGTGCGCAACTCCATCCCCGACGCCCCGGGCGGCGGCGGAGCCGAGGCCACCATCAGCCTCTACGCCGACGGCGAGTTCGTGCAGAAGCTCAACCTGTCGTCCAAGCACAGCTGGCTCTACGGCAGCACCGACGACCCCGAGGGGCTCACCAACCGGCCCGGCGGCGACGCCCGGCGCCTCTTCGACGAGTCCCACGCGCTCCTCGACCGGACCTTCCCGCAGGGCACCGAGTTCCGCCTCCAGCGCGACTCCGGCGACTCGGCCGCCTACTACGTCATCGACCTGATCGACCTGGAGCAGGTCGCGCCCGCCAAGGCCAAGCCCGCCGAATGCACCTCCATCACCGAGTACGGGGCCGTCCCCGGCGACGGACTCGACGACACCGACGCCATCCAGCGCGCCGTCACCGACGACCAGAACGGCCGGATCGACTGCGTCTGGATCCCCGCCGGGCAGTGGCGCCAGGAACAGAAGATCCTCACCGACGACCCGCTCAACCGCGGCCAGTACAACCAGGTCGGCATCAGCGACGTCACCGTCCGCGGCGCCGGCATGTGGCACTCCCAGCTCTACACCCTGACCCCGCCGCAGGAGGCCGGCGGCATCAACCACCCGCACGAGGGCAACTTCGGCTTCGACATCGACGACAACACCCAGATCTCCGACCTCGCCATCCTCGGCTCCGGCACCATCCGCGGCGGCGACGGCAACGCGGAGGGCGGCGTCGGGCTCAACGGCCGCTTCGGCAAGAACACCAAGATCAGCAACGTGTGGATCGAGCACGCCAACGTCGGCGTCTGGGTCGGCCGCGACTACTCGAACATCCCCGAGCTGTGGGGCCCCGCCGACGGCCTGGAGTTCACCGGCATGCGCATCCGCGACACCTACGCCGACGGCATCAACTTCTCCAACGGCACCCGCAACTCCAGCGTCTACAACTCCTCCTTCCGCACCACCGGCGACGACTCGCTCGCGGTCTGGGCCAACAAGTACGTGAAGGACCCGTCCGTGGACATCGGCCACGACAACCACTTCCGCAACAACACGATCCAGCTGCCGTGGCGGGCCAACGGCATAGCGGTGTACGGCGGTTACGGCAACACCATCGAGAACAACGTCGTCTCCGACACCATGAACTACCCCGGCATCATGCTCGCCACCGACCACGACCCGCTGCCCTTCTCCGGCCAGACGCTCATCGCGGGCAACGCCCTGCACCGCACGGGCGGCGCGTTCTGGAACGAGGACCAGGAGTTCGGTGCCATCACCCTCTTCGCCCAGGGCCAGGACATCCCGGGCGTGACCATCCGGGACACCGAGATCCTCGACTCCACCTACGACGGCATCCAGTTCAAGACGGGAGGCGGCGCGATGCCGGACGTGAAGATCGAGAACGTCCGCATCGACAAGTCCAACAACGGCTCCGGCATCCTCGCGATGGGCGGCGCCCGCGGCAGCGCGACCCTGACCGACGTCACGATCACCAACTCGGCCAAGGAGGACGTACGGATCGAACCCGGCTCCCAGTTCAGGATCAACCAGTAG
- a CDS encoding PI-PLC domain-containing protein: protein MNALVRRPPWVEVLVWCVAVLSLTVLAAAAVVRSTVLDPGFYGQVLEDEHAYQRFYDEVLVDPRSTPFTSDLLERLPVPQSTITSNLKVVVPPETLRTMGQGQIAEMVHYLEGDRERLRITVDLEPVVANVERLSQAYFGDAVAALQKRSEPDFQAFVQHLSELVARVVAGEAPLDELPTLPLSHSQAGAATDALMRLVPDGATRDGVRSTVMTALDRGDVAAALAAIAPVALTDQVRDAAEELLREARQGTWVVTVDVGPGTEALAPLDRARTVTRLFQEVVEPAAAVLCAAALTLLWFLTPSPAKRRLIPLGWVPAAAASLMALTVLVLRLTLGDTLFGTPTSWPPAATGLLADVQAAALDRLLTTAVVVAVILLAAGALLITVGWVWQTRPSVPVLTDPRHVPALTFTVTAVALVGTMLAPVAITGSSPRICQGSAELCDARYDEIAQLASHNAMATTADRFIGPLQDPDIVGQLDAGSRVLLLDTHRWERPEEVAERLSTSDFSPAERRRLTAILERVNPPHPGLWLCHSVCGAGALELEPTLRQIGEWLRDNPTEIVTLILQDGVDAVTTRDAFVRAGLSDLLYEPDRDPDRPWPKLGDMIDSGRRLVVFAEKADGPAPWYRNLYRYGMETPFAFRSPDEMSCLPNRGGSDKRLFLLNHFVTAGGGLRLDAGVVNSRQRVLERAHTCERQRGRPVNFIAVDYATIGDALGAVNELNAERVEDDPRVPVERTPGRIPGAAEARRRGGAPRRRAVSR, encoded by the coding sequence ATGAACGCACTGGTTCGGCGCCCGCCCTGGGTGGAGGTGCTGGTCTGGTGCGTGGCCGTGCTGAGCCTGACCGTCCTGGCCGCGGCGGCCGTCGTCCGCAGTACGGTGCTGGACCCCGGGTTCTACGGCCAGGTGCTGGAGGACGAGCACGCCTACCAGCGCTTCTACGACGAGGTGCTGGTGGACCCGCGCAGCACGCCGTTCACCAGCGACCTGCTGGAGCGGCTGCCCGTTCCGCAGTCGACCATCACCTCGAACCTCAAGGTGGTGGTCCCGCCCGAGACGCTGCGGACCATGGGCCAGGGGCAGATCGCGGAGATGGTCCACTATCTGGAGGGCGACCGCGAGCGGCTGCGGATCACGGTCGACCTGGAGCCCGTCGTCGCGAACGTCGAACGGCTCAGCCAGGCGTACTTCGGTGATGCCGTCGCGGCGCTGCAGAAGCGGTCCGAACCCGACTTCCAGGCCTTCGTGCAGCATCTGAGCGAGCTGGTGGCGCGGGTGGTGGCCGGTGAGGCGCCGCTGGACGAGCTGCCGACGCTGCCGCTGTCCCACAGCCAGGCGGGCGCGGCCACGGACGCGCTGATGCGGCTGGTGCCGGACGGCGCGACGCGCGACGGCGTCAGATCGACCGTGATGACGGCCCTGGACCGGGGCGACGTGGCCGCCGCCCTGGCCGCGATCGCCCCGGTCGCCCTGACCGACCAGGTCCGGGACGCCGCCGAGGAGCTGTTGCGGGAGGCGAGGCAGGGCACGTGGGTGGTGACCGTCGACGTCGGGCCCGGGACCGAGGCACTGGCTCCGCTGGACCGTGCCCGCACGGTCACCCGGCTCTTCCAGGAGGTGGTGGAACCGGCGGCGGCCGTGCTGTGCGCCGCCGCGCTCACCCTGCTGTGGTTCCTGACGCCGTCGCCCGCCAAGCGCCGGCTGATCCCGCTCGGCTGGGTGCCGGCCGCCGCCGCCTCACTCATGGCGCTCACCGTGCTCGTGCTGCGGCTCACGCTGGGCGACACGCTGTTCGGCACCCCGACGTCCTGGCCGCCGGCGGCCACGGGGCTGCTCGCCGACGTGCAGGCCGCCGCGCTCGACCGGCTGCTGACCACGGCCGTCGTCGTCGCGGTGATCCTGCTCGCCGCGGGCGCCCTGCTGATCACCGTCGGCTGGGTCTGGCAGACCCGGCCCAGCGTGCCGGTGCTCACCGATCCGCGGCACGTTCCGGCGCTGACCTTCACCGTCACCGCCGTCGCTCTCGTCGGGACGATGCTGGCGCCGGTGGCGATCACCGGTTCCTCCCCGCGCATCTGCCAGGGCAGTGCCGAGCTGTGCGACGCCCGCTACGACGAGATCGCCCAGCTCGCGTCGCACAACGCGATGGCGACGACGGCGGACCGGTTCATCGGTCCCCTCCAGGACCCGGACATCGTCGGTCAGCTGGACGCCGGGTCGCGGGTCCTGCTGCTCGACACCCACCGCTGGGAGCGGCCCGAGGAGGTCGCGGAGCGGCTGAGCACCTCCGACTTCTCCCCCGCCGAGCGCCGTCGGCTGACCGCGATCCTGGAACGGGTGAACCCGCCTCATCCGGGCCTGTGGCTGTGCCACTCGGTGTGCGGCGCCGGGGCCCTCGAACTGGAGCCGACGCTGCGGCAGATCGGCGAGTGGCTGCGCGACAACCCCACGGAGATCGTGACGCTGATCCTCCAGGACGGCGTGGACGCGGTGACGACGCGGGACGCCTTCGTCCGGGCCGGTCTCTCGGACCTGCTGTACGAGCCGGACCGGGACCCGGACCGGCCGTGGCCGAAGCTCGGGGACATGATCGACAGCGGTCGGCGGCTGGTCGTCTTCGCGGAGAAGGCGGACGGACCCGCGCCCTGGTACCGGAACCTCTACCGGTACGGCATGGAGACGCCCTTCGCCTTCCGCAGCCCGGACGAGATGTCGTGCCTGCCCAACCGGGGCGGCTCGGACAAGCGGCTGTTCCTGCTGAACCACTTCGTCACGGCGGGCGGCGGGCTGCGGCTGGACGCCGGGGTCGTCAACTCGCGGCAGCGGGTGCTGGAGCGGGCGCACACCTGTGAACGGCAGCGCGGCAGACCGGTCAACTTCATCGCGGTGGACTACGCGACGATCGGCGACGCGCTCGGCGCGGTGAACGAGCTCAACGCCGAACGCGTCGAGGACGACCCCCGCGTGCCGGTCGAGCGCACACCCGGCCGGATCCCGGGCGCGGCGGAAGCCCGACGACGCGGTGGTGCTCCGCGCCGCCGGGCGGTTTCCCGGTGA
- a CDS encoding ABC transporter ATP-binding protein: protein MTATEDSTMDPLVRLDRIHVRHRARSGGILRRDAVHALTDTTLEVRRGEILGLVGESGCGKSTLARVVTGLQRPTEGHVYFRGRDLWTMGAAERRTGFGAAVGVVFQDASTALNPRLPVRRILRDPLDVHRRGTRAEREERVEELLDLVGLPGHTLDALPGQLSGGQRQRVAIARALALEPELIVADEPTSALDVSVRAQILNLLVDLRARLGLGMVFISHDVQTVRYLADRIAVLYLGRVVEEGGAAEVSGASRHPYTEALLSATPSLLERPERIVLHGPVPSATHPPSGCPFRTRCWKADDACATVFPAAEGPGAHRWHCVHPQGSAAPDGAPGGG from the coding sequence ATGACCGCCACCGAGGACAGCACCATGGACCCACTCGTCCGGCTCGACCGCATCCACGTACGGCACCGGGCCCGCAGCGGCGGCATCCTGCGCCGGGACGCCGTGCACGCCCTGACCGACACCACGCTGGAGGTCCGGCGCGGCGAGATCCTCGGCCTGGTCGGCGAGTCGGGCTGCGGCAAGTCCACGCTGGCCCGCGTGGTCACCGGACTGCAGCGCCCCACCGAGGGACACGTGTACTTCCGGGGCCGGGACCTGTGGACGATGGGCGCCGCCGAACGCCGCACCGGGTTCGGAGCCGCCGTCGGCGTGGTCTTCCAGGACGCCTCCACCGCGCTGAACCCGAGGCTGCCGGTGCGCCGGATCCTGCGCGACCCGCTGGACGTGCACCGGCGCGGCACGCGGGCCGAGCGGGAGGAACGGGTGGAGGAGCTGCTCGACCTGGTCGGGCTGCCCGGGCACACCCTGGACGCGCTGCCGGGTCAGCTGTCCGGCGGCCAGCGCCAGCGGGTGGCCATCGCGCGCGCCCTGGCCCTGGAGCCGGAGCTGATCGTCGCCGACGAGCCCACCAGCGCCCTGGACGTGTCGGTGCGCGCCCAGATCCTCAACCTGCTGGTGGACCTGCGCGCCCGGCTGGGCCTCGGCATGGTGTTCATCTCGCACGACGTGCAGACGGTCCGATATCTCGCGGACCGCATCGCGGTGCTGTACCTGGGCCGCGTGGTCGAGGAGGGCGGGGCCGCCGAGGTCTCCGGCGCCTCCCGGCACCCGTACACCGAGGCGCTGCTCTCCGCGACGCCGAGCCTGCTGGAGCGCCCCGAGCGGATCGTGCTGCACGGTCCGGTGCCCTCGGCCACCCACCCGCCCTCCGGCTGCCCGTTCCGCACCCGCTGCTGGAAGGCGGACGACGCCTGCGCCACCGTCTTCCCGGCGGCGGAGGGACCCGGGGCACATCGGTGGCACTGCGTCCATCCGCAGGGGAGCGCCGCACCGGACGGGGCGCCCGGCGGAGGCTGA